From a region of the Chroicocephalus ridibundus chromosome 8, bChrRid1.1, whole genome shotgun sequence genome:
- the RGS16 gene encoding regulator of G-protein signaling 16 isoform X1, which translates to MSCWAPGCPVLSMCRGLAALPVTCLERAKELKTRLGILLHKPELGHRIGTSGKLQLGSRRRDSSQEVLEWRESFDQLLKSKSGVTAFHTFLKTEFSEENLDFWLACEDFKKTRSKTKLASKANRIFEEFVQSEAPREVNIDHETREITRKNLSGATSACFNEAQAKTRTLMEKDSYPRFLKSASYQDMTRQATSCGISKRSHT; encoded by the exons ATGAGTTGCTGGGCGCCTGGGTGCCCCGTTCTCAGCATGTGCCGGGGCTTGGCTGCGCTCCCCGTCACTTGCCTGGAAAG agcCAAGGAGCTGAAGACCCGCCTAGGGATCCTGCTTCATAAACCAGAGCTGGGACACAGGATCGGGACCTCCGGCAAGCTGCAGCTGGGCTCCAGGCGGAG aGACTCCTCACAAGAGGTACTGGAATGGAGGGAGTCCTTCGACCAGCTCCTGAAGAGTAAAA gtgGGGTGACGGCCTTCCACACCTTCCTGAAGACGGAGTTCAGCGAGGAGAACCTTGACTTCTGGCTGGCGTGCGAGGACTTCAAAAAGACCCGCTCGAAAACCAAGCTGGCCTCCAAGGCCAACAGGATCTTCGAGGAGTTTGTCCAAAGTGAGGCGCCCAGGGAG GTGAATATCGACCACGAAACCAGGGAGATCACCCGGAAGAACCTCTCGGGTGCCACCTCTGCTTGCTTCAATGAAGCCCAGGCCAAGACCCGCACCCTGATGGAGAAGGACTCCTACCCCCGGTTCCTGAAGTCCGCCTCCTACCAGGACATGACCAGGCAGGCCACCAGCTGCGGCATCAGCAAGCGGTCGCATACCTGA
- the RGS16 gene encoding regulator of G-protein signaling 16 isoform X2, with protein sequence MGAKELKTRLGILLHKPELGHRIGTSGKLQLGSRRRDSSQEVLEWRESFDQLLKSKSGVTAFHTFLKTEFSEENLDFWLACEDFKKTRSKTKLASKANRIFEEFVQSEAPREVNIDHETREITRKNLSGATSACFNEAQAKTRTLMEKDSYPRFLKSASYQDMTRQATSCGISKRSHT encoded by the exons ATGGG agcCAAGGAGCTGAAGACCCGCCTAGGGATCCTGCTTCATAAACCAGAGCTGGGACACAGGATCGGGACCTCCGGCAAGCTGCAGCTGGGCTCCAGGCGGAG aGACTCCTCACAAGAGGTACTGGAATGGAGGGAGTCCTTCGACCAGCTCCTGAAGAGTAAAA gtgGGGTGACGGCCTTCCACACCTTCCTGAAGACGGAGTTCAGCGAGGAGAACCTTGACTTCTGGCTGGCGTGCGAGGACTTCAAAAAGACCCGCTCGAAAACCAAGCTGGCCTCCAAGGCCAACAGGATCTTCGAGGAGTTTGTCCAAAGTGAGGCGCCCAGGGAG GTGAATATCGACCACGAAACCAGGGAGATCACCCGGAAGAACCTCTCGGGTGCCACCTCTGCTTGCTTCAATGAAGCCCAGGCCAAGACCCGCACCCTGATGGAGAAGGACTCCTACCCCCGGTTCCTGAAGTCCGCCTCCTACCAGGACATGACCAGGCAGGCCACCAGCTGCGGCATCAGCAAGCGGTCGCATACCTGA